The following are encoded in a window of Caldisericia bacterium genomic DNA:
- a CDS encoding tetratricopeptide repeat protein, with product MNNKFLERREYYRKKAERNLYLLTSQSLYAEYLILTGEYDKALLVSLKGLLNSPWFLRLQVDLGLSYLLKNELNSAEEEFKHALKIDPENPLAHLFLALTYIKMDRLKEAEATLKSGFEYNPDVNYIRDLLICIYEKQGKTLDITGSEFEKIEEKVKEGFISSSSVLRIKEEKGENIPYELLYAISLMQEDKMSEAISVLEKILIYHPYYPKALYNLGKVYSIIGDNPRKEENWKKAFEVNPLLPELKEEAKNIESVHIDINDLSEMRDLEKTIVEYTLKEFKSILKSERIEKPQEELEISEKTVAGEETPETSTNEQKPQKPLEEKIPEEVIVTEEEIPEKIEEKGGPLKELEIQETEEVSQQEETSESEVVKETFSDTKGKGVEYFKNKGMEYLKKRMYREAIEMFTKALKEGKEKI from the coding sequence ATGAATAATAAATTTTTGGAAAGAAGAGAATACTATAGAAAAAAAGCGGAGAGAAATCTTTATCTTCTAACCTCTCAATCGTTATATGCTGAGTACCTCATACTTACTGGTGAGTATGATAAAGCACTGCTTGTGAGTTTAAAAGGATTACTTAACTCACCATGGTTCCTCAGACTGCAGGTAGATTTAGGTCTTTCCTATTTACTAAAAAATGAACTGAATTCAGCAGAAGAAGAATTTAAACATGCTTTAAAAATCGACCCAGAAAATCCGCTTGCTCATCTGTTTCTTGCATTAACATATATAAAAATGGATAGGTTAAAAGAGGCAGAGGCAACTCTAAAATCAGGATTTGAGTACAATCCTGATGTAAATTACATAAGGGACCTATTAATATGTATTTATGAGAAACAGGGAAAAACTTTAGATATCACAGGTTCAGAATTTGAAAAAATTGAAGAAAAAGTTAAAGAAGGCTTCATCTCCTCATCCAGTGTTTTAAGAATTAAGGAGGAGAAGGGAGAGAATATTCCATATGAACTTCTCTATGCAATATCTCTCATGCAGGAAGATAAGATGTCTGAGGCAATCTCTGTTTTAGAAAAAATATTAATCTATCATCCTTATTATCCTAAAGCTTTATACAATTTAGGTAAGGTGTACTCCATTATAGGTGATAATCCAAGAAAGGAAGAAAACTGGAAAAAGGCATTTGAAGTTAATCCGCTTCTCCCTGAATTAAAAGAAGAGGCAAAGAATATAGAGAGTGTTCACATAGATATAAATGATCTATCTGAAATGAGAGATTTAGAGAAAACTATAGTGGAATATACACTCAAAGAATTCAAAAGTATTCTAAAGTCAGAGAGAATAGAAAAACCTCAAGAAGAATTAGAAATTTCCGAAAAAACTGTAGCTGGAGAAGAAACTCCTGAAACCTCAACCAACGAGCAGAAACCGCAGAAACCCTTGGAGGAGAAAATTCCTGAAGAAGTTATTGTGACAGAGGAGGAAATTCCAGAGAAGATAGAAGAAAAAGGGGGACCTCTTAAAGAATTAGAAATTCAGGAAACCGAGGAAGTATCTCAACAGGAAGAGACATCAGAAAGCGAGGTAGTTAAAGAGACTTTTTCTGATACTAAAGGAAAGGGAGTGGAATACTTTAAGAATAAAGGAATGGAGTATCTTAAGAAAAGAATGTATAGAGAGGCAATAGAAATGTTTACAAAAGCACTAAAGGAGGGAAAGGAGAAAATATAA
- the dnaB gene encoding replicative DNA helicase produces the protein MEEILGRVPPHNIEAEQATLGSILIDNDAIVKVIDFLEPEHFYRTSHQLIYKAMKELYEKSEPIDLLTVSEHLKKKGELEEAGGFSYLATLTNITPTALNVEKYAKIVEEKSILREIIKAGIEIIDLAFNSQEDVGDTLDKAQEILFNVAKRRLSAPFYPLKDLLKESFDRIESLYKRKEGITGIPSGFPKLDKITGGFHKNDLIVLAARPSVGKTSFSLNVATNVATKFNLPVAIFSLEMSKEQIVERILEYTAEVNFHKLRTGIFSDEDWKKLGRAYGPLYDAPIYIDDSSDISVLEIRTKARRLKSKENLGMIVVDYLQLMHLRRKVENRVQEISEITRSLKKLAREVGVPVLVISQLSRAIEKREDKRPMLSDLRESGSIEQDADVVMFLSVKDEDKTKDTNIVDLIVAKNRNGPLGKIKLKFLKQFAKFLEMEYRFEEEGEEEPFV, from the coding sequence ATGGAAGAGATACTTGGGAGAGTACCCCCTCATAATATTGAGGCTGAACAAGCCACATTAGGTTCAATCCTTATTGATAATGATGCTATAGTAAAAGTAATTGATTTTTTAGAACCTGAGCATTTCTACAGAACCTCTCATCAATTAATCTACAAAGCTATGAAAGAACTCTATGAAAAATCCGAACCCATAGATCTACTTACAGTCTCTGAACACTTGAAGAAAAAAGGTGAACTTGAGGAAGCGGGTGGTTTCTCATACCTTGCAACCCTTACAAATATAACTCCTACAGCTTTAAATGTGGAAAAGTATGCAAAGATTGTTGAGGAAAAATCTATATTAAGGGAAATAATAAAGGCAGGCATTGAAATAATAGACCTTGCCTTTAACTCTCAGGAGGATGTAGGTGACACCTTAGATAAAGCACAGGAGATTCTATTTAATGTAGCAAAAAGGAGACTATCAGCTCCTTTCTATCCCTTAAAAGATTTACTGAAGGAATCCTTTGATAGAATAGAAAGCCTTTATAAAAGAAAGGAAGGAATTACAGGAATTCCTTCGGGATTTCCTAAACTTGATAAAATCACTGGGGGTTTCCACAAAAATGATCTTATTGTTCTTGCAGCCAGACCATCTGTTGGAAAGACATCCTTCTCTCTAAATGTGGCTACTAATGTGGCTACTAAATTTAATCTTCCCGTGGCAATATTCTCCTTAGAGATGAGCAAAGAGCAAATAGTTGAAAGAATTTTAGAATATACAGCAGAGGTAAATTTTCATAAATTAAGGACAGGGATCTTCTCAGATGAGGACTGGAAGAAACTTGGTAGAGCTTATGGTCCTCTCTATGATGCACCTATATATATAGATGATTCCTCAGATATTTCTGTTTTAGAAATAAGGACAAAGGCAAGGAGGCTTAAATCAAAAGAGAACCTCGGAATGATTGTGGTAGACTATCTCCAGCTTATGCATCTGAGAAGAAAGGTGGAGAACAGAGTCCAGGAAATATCTGAGATAACCAGGAGTTTAAAAAAACTTGCAAGAGAAGTGGGAGTTCCTGTGCTTGTAATCTCTCAGTTGTCAAGGGCAATAGAGAAAAGGGAGGATAAAAGACCCATGCTTTCAGATTTGAGGGAGAGTGGAAGTATTGAGCAGGATGCAGATGTGGTCATGTTTCTAAGTGTTAAAGATGAGGATAAAACAAAGGATACAAATATTGTAGATTTAATTGTAGCAAAGAACAGAAATGGTCCACTCGGTAAAATTAAGCTTAAATTCCTTAAGCAATTCGCTAAATTCCTTGAAATGGAGTATAGATTTGAAGAAGAGGGGGAGGAGGAACCTTTTGTTTAA
- a CDS encoding RtcB family protein produces the protein MEIRREHLKKLSDTKFMIPIGTIPGMRVPGIIYVNEKLLPKVLSDRSPLQVANVATLPGIVKASLAMPDIHWGYGFPIGGVAAFRVEDGIISPGGVGYDINCGVRLLRTNFKRDDVEKKLDKLLSVLFNNIPSGVGSSGKLRLRPNDLNPVLKDGVRWAIRKGYGREEDLETIEEHGSMSGADPNMVSRRAKERGAPQLGTLGAGNHFLEIQVVEEIYREDIAKVMGLFKGQVTVLIHTGSRGLGHQVASDYIEVMSNAARKYRIRLPDPQLACAPFNSPEARRYFAAMVSAANFAWTNRQLITHWTRESFREVFGISDREIGLEIVYDVAHNIAKVENHNIDGKQMKLVVHRKGATRAFAPGRSEIPEKYKSIGQPVLVPGDMGRYSFVLVGTNKAMKETFGSSCHGAGRMMSRHEALRRQSAGKVLGSMRDKGILVKAKSNKTLVEEAPEAYKDVSNVVDVLHKEGISIKVAKMRPIAVMKG, from the coding sequence ATGGAAATAAGAAGAGAGCATCTTAAGAAACTATCAGATACAAAATTTATGATACCCATTGGAACCATTCCTGGCATGAGAGTTCCTGGAATAATATATGTGAATGAAAAATTGCTTCCAAAAGTTCTTTCTGATAGATCTCCACTTCAAGTTGCAAATGTAGCCACCCTTCCAGGGATTGTAAAGGCATCTCTTGCTATGCCTGATATACACTGGGGATATGGGTTTCCCATTGGTGGAGTTGCTGCATTTAGAGTTGAAGATGGTATTATTTCACCGGGTGGGGTTGGATACGATATAAATTGCGGAGTGAGATTGCTTAGAACAAACTTTAAAAGGGATGATGTGGAGAAGAAATTGGACAAACTACTTTCAGTGCTCTTCAATAATATACCTTCAGGTGTTGGATCCAGCGGAAAGTTGAGACTCAGACCCAACGATCTCAATCCTGTTTTAAAAGATGGGGTAAGGTGGGCTATAAGAAAGGGTTATGGAAGGGAGGAAGATCTTGAAACCATAGAGGAACATGGGAGTATGTCCGGAGCTGACCCCAATATGGTTTCAAGGAGAGCAAAGGAACGAGGAGCGCCCCAACTGGGAACTCTTGGTGCAGGAAACCACTTTCTTGAAATACAGGTTGTTGAAGAAATTTATAGAGAGGATATAGCGAAAGTAATGGGTTTGTTTAAGGGACAGGTAACAGTTCTTATACACACTGGAAGTAGAGGTTTAGGACACCAGGTTGCATCTGACTATATTGAGGTTATGAGTAATGCTGCAAGAAAATATAGAATAAGACTTCCTGACCCTCAACTTGCATGCGCTCCCTTTAACTCTCCAGAGGCAAGAAGGTATTTTGCAGCAATGGTTTCTGCTGCAAATTTTGCATGGACAAACAGACAATTAATAACTCACTGGACAAGGGAGAGCTTCCGTGAAGTTTTTGGAATCTCTGATAGGGAGATAGGGCTTGAGATAGTCTATGATGTAGCCCATAACATCGCAAAGGTGGAAAACCATAACATTGATGGAAAACAGATGAAACTTGTTGTTCATAGAAAGGGTGCAACAAGAGCCTTTGCTCCTGGACGTAGTGAGATTCCTGAGAAGTATAAAAGTATAGGTCAGCCAGTTCTTGTTCCGGGAGATATGGGAAGATACTCTTTTGTATTGGTTGGTACTAATAAAGCAATGAAAGAGACCTTCGGATCCTCATGTCATGGAGCGGGAAGAATGATGAGTAGACATGAAGCATTAAGGAGACAGAGTGCAGGTAAAGTGCTTGGAAGTATGAGAGATAAGGGAATTCTTGTGAAGGCAAAGAGCAATAAGACCCTTGTTGAAGAGGCGCCTGAGGCATACAAGGATGTAAGCAATGTGGTTGATGTACTGCATAAGGAGGGAATATCAATAAAAGTTGCAAAGATGAGACCTATTGCTGTTATGAAAGGATGA
- a CDS encoding 30S ribosomal protein S18: MAKTGYRRFRPRVKVCYFCKEKIEEIDYKDVETLKKFLTPRGKILPRRNTGVCAKHQRQLARAIKRAREMALLPYIVY, translated from the coding sequence ATGGCAAAAACTGGATACAGAAGATTTCGTCCAAGAGTTAAAGTCTGTTACTTCTGTAAAGAAAAAATAGAAGAAATTGACTATAAGGATGTTGAAACATTAAAGAAGTTTCTTACACCAAGGGGTAAGATACTACCAAGGAGAAATACTGGTGTATGTGCAAAACATCAAAGACAGCTTGCCCGCGCAATCAAGAGGGCAAGAGAAATGGCACTATTACCCTATATAGTTTATTAA
- a CDS encoding copper amine oxidase N-terminal domain-containing protein → IIIEALDNMKNKIKETFEVTYMNSIEIKIFIGKNYFYVNDKLKKMDVPPVIINGRSFAPVRFIVEGMGGKVRWNRVERSVEIMYKDNNVKLWIDKEFALLNGEKMEIDEDLRVKPFIANGRTMLPVRFIAKVFGFSVSWNPFERSVTLKN, encoded by the coding sequence AAATAATTATTGAAGCACTTGATAATATGAAGAATAAAATCAAAGAAACATTTGAAGTCACCTATATGAATTCTATAGAGATTAAAATCTTTATAGGAAAAAATTACTTCTATGTGAATGATAAATTAAAGAAGATGGATGTGCCCCCTGTTATAATTAATGGAAGGAGTTTCGCTCCTGTAAGATTTATTGTAGAGGGAATGGGTGGGAAAGTTAGATGGAATAGAGTAGAGAGAAGCGTTGAGATAATGTACAAAGATAATAATGTAAAACTCTGGATTGATAAAGAGTTTGCATTATTGAATGGTGAGAAGATGGAAATTGACGAGGATTTAAGAGTAAAACCTTTCATCGCCAATGGGAGAACAATGCTTCCAGTAAGATTTATAGCTAAGGTATTTGGTTTCTCTGTTTCATGGAATCCTTTTGAAAGAAGCGTAACTCTTAAAAATTAG
- the metG gene encoding methionine--tRNA ligase — MDRKFFVTTPIYYVNDRPHIGHLYTTSIADIIARAKRKQGYDVLFSTGTDEHAVKIKRVADEKGIPVKDYVDNLSDFWKKTFKDFNISFDTFIRTSEERHKKVVTHFFKTLMDKGDIYKGIYEGWYCIYDETFFSEDELLPGNLCPVCKRPVEKVKEENYFFALSKYEDKLLDYYLSHPDFVEPKSRYNEMLSLIKSGLKDVSISRKGIGWGIPVPGDPNAVIYVWFDALINYVTVSGYLQNEEKFNKYWPADLHLIGKDITRFHSVIWPAMLMGMGLPLPKKIFAHGFWLAEGEKMSKSKGNFIKPNEVIEWFMKKTNIDRNLAIDVFRYYILRDMTFGEDGNFSYSSFITRYNTELANDLGNLLNRTTNLAVKFFDGSLGEGYDRGYYVIFEKTFDEIISLYNDLKLSEVPVKINALANTLNKYLDSKAPWRLIKEGDKEEAEIVLSTVLHGLEIVLHLISPIMPESVKLFFKSLGKKEEEGTLIKEKLFPWKGGYKIEKIPPIFPRVEEKVKVKEEKKMAEEEYITIEDFKKLDLRVAEIVSAEKIEGADKLLKLTINIGDETRTLVAGIAQYYKPEEIIGKKIIVIKNLKPRKLRGVVSQGMLLAATTESTVSILTPDKDVPNGTKIT; from the coding sequence ATGGATAGGAAGTTTTTTGTTACTACTCCAATTTACTATGTAAACGACAGACCTCATATTGGGCATTTATACACAACAAGTATTGCTGATATAATTGCAAGGGCAAAGAGAAAACAGGGGTACGATGTATTATTCTCAACAGGAACTGATGAACACGCAGTAAAGATAAAAAGAGTTGCTGATGAGAAAGGGATACCGGTAAAAGATTATGTTGATAATCTTTCTGATTTCTGGAAAAAAACATTCAAAGATTTTAATATCTCTTTTGATACCTTTATAAGAACAAGTGAAGAAAGGCATAAAAAAGTTGTAACCCATTTTTTTAAGACTCTCATGGATAAAGGAGATATATACAAGGGTATATATGAAGGGTGGTACTGTATATACGATGAAACTTTCTTTTCAGAGGATGAGTTGCTTCCAGGGAATTTATGCCCTGTATGTAAAAGACCTGTTGAGAAAGTAAAAGAGGAGAATTACTTCTTCGCTCTCTCTAAATATGAAGATAAGCTACTTGATTATTATTTATCTCATCCAGACTTTGTTGAACCAAAGTCAAGATACAATGAGATGCTCTCTCTTATCAAGAGTGGCCTTAAGGATGTATCCATATCAAGAAAAGGTATAGGTTGGGGAATTCCTGTTCCAGGCGATCCAAATGCCGTAATATATGTGTGGTTTGATGCTCTAATAAACTATGTTACTGTCTCAGGTTATCTTCAAAACGAGGAAAAATTTAATAAGTATTGGCCAGCAGACTTACATCTTATAGGTAAGGATATAACTCGATTCCATAGTGTCATCTGGCCTGCAATGTTAATGGGAATGGGACTTCCATTGCCAAAAAAGATATTTGCTCATGGCTTCTGGCTTGCTGAAGGTGAGAAAATGAGTAAGTCTAAAGGAAACTTTATAAAACCTAATGAGGTTATAGAGTGGTTTATGAAAAAAACCAATATAGATAGAAACCTTGCCATTGATGTATTTCGTTATTACATCTTAAGGGATATGACCTTTGGAGAAGATGGAAACTTCTCCTACTCATCATTCATAACAAGATACAACACAGAACTTGCCAATGATCTTGGAAATCTTTTAAACAGGACAACAAACCTTGCAGTCAAATTCTTTGATGGTTCCTTAGGTGAAGGGTATGATAGGGGTTATTATGTAATATTTGAGAAAACCTTTGATGAAATCATAAGTCTCTACAATGACCTTAAACTCTCAGAGGTTCCTGTTAAAATAAATGCACTCGCAAATACACTGAACAAGTATCTTGATTCAAAGGCACCATGGAGACTTATTAAAGAGGGAGACAAGGAAGAGGCTGAAATTGTTCTTTCCACCGTTCTTCATGGGCTTGAGATTGTCCTTCATTTGATTTCACCCATCATGCCAGAAAGTGTAAAACTGTTCTTTAAGTCTTTAGGAAAGAAAGAAGAGGAAGGAACTTTAATTAAAGAAAAACTTTTCCCATGGAAAGGTGGATACAAAATAGAGAAAATTCCACCAATCTTTCCAAGGGTTGAAGAAAAAGTAAAAGTAAAGGAGGAAAAAAAGATGGCTGAAGAAGAATATATCACAATAGAGGATTTTAAAAAATTAGACTTAAGAGTTGCCGAAATAGTTAGTGCAGAAAAAATTGAGGGTGCTGATAAGCTATTGAAACTAACTATAAACATTGGAGATGAAACAAGAACCCTTGTAGCAGGAATAGCACAGTATTACAAACCAGAGGAAATCATCGGAAAAAAGATAATAGTGATTAAAAATCTAAAACCAAGAAAATTGAGAGGAGTAGTTTCTCAAGGGATGCTTCTTGCTGCAACGACAGAAAGTACCGTTTCTATCTTAACACCAGATAAAGATGTTCCAAATGGAACTAAAATCACCTAA
- the ssb gene encoding single-stranded DNA-binding protein, translated as MYNRIIVVGRLTKDPEARYTPSGKLVSTFRIASGRVYTDKNGERREETLFINVVVWNDRRNMAENVNKYLSKGSLVLVEGRLRIRDYETSDGVSRRAVEIIADNVKFLSTKPKTEEESSSSEDEVLDEDIPID; from the coding sequence GTGTACAATAGGATAATTGTGGTGGGAAGACTGACTAAGGATCCTGAAGCAAGATATACTCCTTCAGGAAAACTTGTCTCCACCTTTAGAATTGCTTCAGGGAGGGTTTACACCGATAAAAATGGAGAAAGAAGGGAAGAGACCCTTTTTATAAATGTGGTTGTATGGAACGATAGAAGAAATATGGCTGAAAATGTGAATAAGTATCTATCAAAGGGTTCTCTTGTCCTTGTAGAGGGAAGGTTGAGAATTAGAGACTATGAAACATCGGATGGTGTATCAAGGAGAGCAGTAGAGATAATTGCTGACAATGTTAAATTTTTAAGCACAAAACCTAAAACCGAGGAGGAATCTTCTTCTTCAGAAGATGAAGTCCTCGATGAAGATATTCCAATAGATTAG
- the rsmI gene encoding 16S rRNA (cytidine(1402)-2'-O)-methyltransferase, producing the protein MNKGKLFIVSGPIGNLDDITIRALKVLRMVDLIVCEDTRVTSKLLNRYRISKRLISYHEGNEKKRRKEILSYLSSGKNIALMSDAGTPCISDPGEKLIDECIKEDIEIKTIPGPSSVISSLVISGIKSMPFLFIGFLPKKEKEREKVVEKYFYLNTTIVFFESPHRLIDTINYLAKRFPERKIALIKELTKIHEEVIRGTLKEVADLLKDKNIKGEWTVVLEGGEREEWESDFELLLKLKFTKKDILKFLTNKYKGIRNKVYKRLELKDV; encoded by the coding sequence GTGAATAAAGGAAAACTTTTCATCGTAAGCGGTCCCATAGGTAACCTTGATGATATCACCATTAGAGCACTTAAAGTATTAAGAATGGTGGATTTAATTGTCTGTGAGGATACAAGAGTTACAAGTAAGCTACTAAACAGATACAGGATAAGTAAAAGACTTATTTCATATCATGAAGGTAATGAGAAAAAGAGAAGGAAAGAGATTCTCTCGTATCTGTCATCTGGAAAAAATATAGCCCTTATGTCTGACGCAGGAACTCCCTGTATATCAGATCCAGGGGAGAAACTTATAGATGAGTGTATAAAAGAAGATATAGAGATAAAAACTATACCTGGACCCTCCTCAGTGATTTCATCCCTTGTTATCTCTGGAATTAAATCTATGCCATTTTTATTCATAGGTTTTCTTCCAAAGAAAGAAAAGGAGAGGGAGAAGGTAGTTGAAAAATATTTTTATCTTAATACCACCATTGTTTTCTTTGAATCACCTCATAGACTTATAGACACCATTAACTATCTGGCAAAGAGGTTTCCTGAAAGAAAGATTGCTTTGATAAAGGAACTAACAAAGATACACGAGGAAGTCATAAGAGGTACATTAAAGGAAGTGGCAGACCTTCTTAAAGATAAGAATATAAAAGGAGAGTGGACAGTGGTTTTAGAGGGAGGAGAGAGAGAAGAATGGGAGAGTGATTTTGAATTGCTGCTTAAATTAAAATTTACAAAGAAAGATATTTTAAAGTTTCTTACAAATAAATATAAAGGCATAAGAAACAAAGTTTATAAGAGATTAGAGTTAAAGGATGTATAG
- a CDS encoding roadblock/LC7 domain-containing protein, with product MGKEEVLNEIINIPGVVGAVLYSTDLEDHMAKLSLDIDEKVLGGLGVSIIGFWEEIANSLEMGDIEEMIVETKRGRFLIYKILNYVLIILTTKAGNLGTIKYNLNKAIKHLRSTY from the coding sequence ATGGGAAAAGAGGAAGTTTTAAACGAAATAATCAACATTCCAGGTGTGGTTGGTGCAGTACTTTACTCAACTGATCTTGAAGATCATATGGCAAAACTCTCTCTTGATATTGATGAAAAGGTACTTGGAGGTTTGGGAGTTTCCATTATAGGATTTTGGGAAGAAATAGCAAATAGCCTTGAGATGGGTGATATAGAGGAAATGATTGTGGAGACAAAGAGGGGTAGATTTTTAATCTATAAAATTTTAAATTATGTTCTTATTATACTAACAACAAAAGCTGGGAATTTGGGAACAATAAAATACAACCTGAATAAAGCTATAAAACATTTGAGAAGCACTTACTAA
- the rplI gene encoding 50S ribosomal protein L9: MKRVKVILLKDVDGLGKSGELKEVPLGYYKNFLGPKLLAKKISEGEEKHYLTTQKIKKSKEERDKEEALKLKELIEREEITIKKKAGEKGKLYGAVTNEEIAEHLKKKFRVKFDKKKIESEEPIKTIGVHNVRIKLFRDIYANVRVRVVEEE, encoded by the coding sequence ATGAAAAGGGTTAAGGTAATACTTTTAAAGGATGTTGACGGATTGGGTAAATCAGGGGAACTTAAGGAGGTTCCCCTGGGATACTATAAAAATTTTCTTGGTCCAAAGCTTCTGGCAAAGAAGATATCCGAAGGAGAGGAAAAACACTATCTCACTACTCAAAAGATAAAAAAGAGCAAAGAAGAAAGGGATAAAGAAGAGGCTTTAAAGTTAAAGGAATTGATAGAAAGGGAAGAGATAACAATAAAGAAAAAGGCTGGGGAAAAAGGAAAACTCTATGGTGCTGTAACAAATGAAGAGATAGCAGAGCATTTAAAGAAAAAATTTAGAGTCAAATTTGACAAGAAAAAAATAGAATCAGAGGAACCAATAAAGACTATTGGAGTCCATAATGTAAGAATAAAACTCTTCAGGGATATCTATGCAAATGTAAGGGTAAGGGTAGTAGAAGAAGAATAG
- the rpsF gene encoding 30S ribosomal protein S6 yields MRKYEMMVIFRPELSDEELDAQENLLKESVESKGGKWIETVKWGKRKFAYPIMKLTEGYYYIYYFYLPGSEVLNLKNEIKLNDKILRFMIVRKEEKRSVQ; encoded by the coding sequence ATGAGAAAGTACGAGATGATGGTAATCTTCAGACCTGAGTTGTCTGATGAGGAACTTGATGCTCAAGAGAATTTACTTAAGGAAAGTGTAGAATCAAAAGGGGGGAAATGGATTGAAACAGTAAAGTGGGGTAAGAGAAAGTTTGCATACCCTATTATGAAATTAACAGAGGGTTATTACTATATTTATTACTTCTATCTTCCAGGGAGCGAGGTTTTGAACCTAAAGAATGAAATCAAATTGAATGATAAAATACTTAGATTTATGATTGTGCGGAAGGAGGAGAAGAGGAGTGTACAATAG
- a CDS encoding polysaccharide deacetylase family protein: MRRNLLWVGAIFLILFSSCNPNVSVNVSISFISPKGEGYVSPNQPIIVEIEPIEKVEQIAVYVSGENVIKKLDTELKENRVYTSFPDKLEDGEYRVEVEVLADGKQFEKYINIFLNSEIPVWDIYVYPTFVRAGKSIKMEVITSSILENVTATFDDGTTYPLIYDKKREIWSNEIMISQFLSEGSHFIKFRGIDFKGDRIEERRVINVINAYPVIYSPLNGLKTVSKEIEILGFYDPDKEVDIYIDGEFFKRTKTDGNGDFYEKVTLSPGTHFIHTKDPNSQFNVESALQNIKITIYPKGVVVLVFHNISEKGGNLYTITPEEFEKEIRYIKSQGYTSISGENFREFLKGKTDIPDKSVLITFDDGLRGVYKYAYPVLKKYGFKAVFFVIAGRVGNRSGFISWEEAREMVESGVFEIDSHTYLSHKRIEKNGKSVSSIYTNGDGETEEDFRDRVLTDFLNSRSVIKENLGYEPLMFAYPYGEYSKETIDLLKEAGFQFAFTVYKGVTIETTYPFEIPRYSIHRGTDIEKILP, from the coding sequence ATGAGAAGAAATTTGTTATGGGTGGGGGCTATCTTTTTAATTTTATTTTCTTCCTGCAATCCCAATGTTAGTGTAAATGTATCCATATCCTTTATCTCTCCAAAGGGTGAAGGGTATGTATCTCCAAATCAGCCTATAATTGTTGAAATAGAGCCAATAGAAAAAGTAGAGCAAATAGCAGTCTATGTAAGTGGTGAAAATGTTATTAAGAAACTGGATACAGAATTAAAGGAAAATAGGGTATATACCTCGTTTCCAGATAAACTTGAAGATGGAGAGTATAGAGTTGAAGTTGAAGTTTTAGCGGATGGAAAACAATTTGAAAAATACATCAATATATTTTTAAACAGTGAAATTCCTGTATGGGATATATATGTTTATCCGACATTTGTAAGAGCTGGTAAAAGTATAAAGATGGAGGTTATCACATCAAGCATCTTAGAGAATGTAACTGCTACCTTCGATGATGGAACGACTTATCCATTAATATACGATAAGAAGAGAGAGATATGGTCTAACGAGATAATGATCTCTCAGTTTCTCTCTGAGGGAAGTCATTTTATTAAGTTTAGGGGAATAGATTTTAAAGGTGATAGAATTGAAGAGAGAAGGGTTATAAATGTGATTAATGCATATCCTGTAATTTACTCTCCATTAAATGGACTTAAAACTGTGAGTAAAGAGATAGAGATTCTTGGTTTTTATGATCCAGATAAAGAAGTTGATATATATATAGACGGAGAATTCTTTAAAAGAACCAAAACAGATGGGAATGGTGATTTTTATGAAAAAGTAACCCTTTCGCCAGGTACTCATTTCATACATACAAAGGATCCAAATTCTCAGTTTAATGTAGAATCTGCACTTCAAAATATAAAGATAACAATATATCCAAAAGGGGTTGTTGTGCTTGTGTTTCACAACATATCGGAAAAAGGAGGGAATCTTTATACAATAACACCCGAGGAGTTTGAAAAAGAGATAAGATATATAAAAAGTCAGGGCTATACCTCTATTTCTGGAGAAAATTTCAGGGAATTTCTTAAAGGAAAAACTGATATTCCAGATAAGAGTGTCTTAATAACATTTGATGACGGTCTTAGGGGTGTATATAAATATGCCTACCCAGTACTTAAGAAGTATGGATTTAAAGCTGTGTTCTTTGTTATTGCTGGAAGGGTAGGAAACAGATCAGGTTTCATATCCTGGGAGGAAGCAAGAGAGATGGTCGAGAGTGGAGTGTTTGAGATTGATTCTCACACATACCTATCACATAAACGAATAGAAAAGAATGGAAAATCAGTTTCTTCCATTTATACCAATGGAGATGGTGAAACAGAAGAAGATTTTAGAGATAGAGTTCTGACAGATTTTCTTAATTCAAGGAGTGTGATAAAGGAAAATCTTGGGTATGAACCTTTAATGTTCGCCTATCCTTATGGGGAGTATTCAAAGGAGACAATTGATTTACTAAAAGAAGCTGGATTTCAGTTTGCCTTTACAGTTTATAAAGGGGTTACTATAGAAACTACATACCCCTTTGAAATACCAAGATATTCAATACATAGAGGAACGGACATAGAAAAGATTCTTCCTTAA